Proteins encoded by one window of Actinocorallia herbida:
- a CDS encoding type II toxin-antitoxin system RelE/ParE family toxin, translating to MEEWEIRVTNEFLGWLGTLDARSKAQVVDAIDRLAEDGPALGRPLVDRLTGSQVHNLKELRPGSAGRSEVRIIFVFDPWRSAILLVGGDKSGDWTGWYRRAIPRAEELYVEYVKEREAEEGQR from the coding sequence GTGGAGGAATGGGAGATCCGCGTCACCAACGAGTTCCTGGGCTGGCTCGGGACGCTGGACGCCAGGTCCAAGGCGCAAGTCGTCGACGCGATCGACAGGCTCGCCGAAGACGGCCCCGCGCTGGGGCGACCGCTGGTCGATCGGCTGACGGGTTCACAGGTCCACAATCTGAAGGAGCTGCGGCCTGGTTCGGCGGGCCGTTCCGAGGTGAGGATCATCTTCGTCTTCGACCCCTGGAGGTCGGCGATCCTCCTGGTCGGCGGGGACAAGTCCGGCGACTGGACCGGCTGGTACCGGCGGGCCATCCCGCGTGCAGAGGAACTGTACGTCGAGTACGTGAAGGAACGAGAGGCCGAGGAGGGGCAGCGATGA
- a CDS encoding Imm32 family immunity protein has product MPQTDTLTILCFPPTGEVDLSGTRTALQLLAAKLALGTGTVQAEDIDTDYGQVALTRIHVFVAQAPVTITASLTDRSLSIAGAMSSLRGLAQEINEIADLADGAHFHIEHYPDHPYLAEGSQPLVVNSPHGGMPAR; this is encoded by the coding sequence ATGCCGCAGACAGACACCCTGACCATCTTGTGCTTCCCGCCTACAGGCGAAGTGGACCTCTCTGGAACCAGAACGGCTCTCCAACTGCTGGCTGCCAAGCTCGCTCTTGGTACAGGGACAGTGCAGGCCGAAGACATCGACACCGACTATGGGCAAGTAGCTCTGACTCGGATCCATGTCTTCGTCGCTCAGGCACCGGTCACCATCACGGCAAGCCTCACCGACCGCTCCCTGTCTATCGCGGGAGCCATGAGCAGCTTGCGAGGGCTGGCCCAGGAGATCAACGAGATCGCGGACCTGGCCGACGGCGCCCACTTCCACATCGAGCACTACCCGGATCACCCTTACCTCGCCGAGGGCTCACAGCCCCTCGTGGTCAACAGCCCTCACGGAGGAATGCCGGCCCGCTAG
- a CDS encoding relaxase/mobilization nuclease domain-containing protein → MIGKITRGSNVGNLIVYLYGPGRGSVHENPHVVAGFRPPSELEPLTEGGAPNLRPLISLLRQPLTALSVKPIDQPVWQCSLRAAPEDPWLSDEQWGEIARETLRRVGIIRDADRSGCRWIAIRHADDHVHIVAALAREDGRTPRLWNDRLKVREACSAAEESHGLRRTAPADRTANRRATRAEDEKSARQGRKEPPRQTLRRAATTAATGAASPEEFFAHLDEAGVLVGKRHSTRNPSEVTGYKIGLPGDTTKDGQQIWFSGGRLAPELSLPKLLQRWSDPALPANPSTSPRAARTPHEREVVCRAASQAVMQAAHRFQWSSSPQVRSDIAAATTGVLHTVAHTTGNPRLTDIADLYARAGREPTDESRHSAPTPAA, encoded by the coding sequence ATGATCGGAAAGATCACGCGCGGGTCGAACGTCGGAAACCTGATCGTCTACCTCTACGGACCCGGGCGTGGCAGCGTCCACGAGAACCCCCACGTGGTTGCCGGCTTCCGGCCTCCGTCCGAACTGGAACCCCTCACCGAAGGCGGCGCGCCGAACCTCAGGCCGCTCATCAGCCTCCTCCGGCAGCCGCTGACCGCTCTGTCCGTGAAACCCATCGACCAGCCGGTGTGGCAGTGCTCGCTGCGAGCCGCTCCGGAGGACCCCTGGCTGAGTGACGAGCAATGGGGCGAGATCGCCAGGGAGACACTTCGCCGCGTGGGCATCATCCGCGACGCGGATCGTTCCGGATGCCGGTGGATCGCGATCCGCCACGCGGATGACCACGTCCACATCGTCGCCGCCCTGGCCCGCGAAGACGGCCGGACGCCACGGCTCTGGAACGACAGACTCAAAGTCCGGGAGGCATGCTCCGCCGCCGAGGAGAGCCACGGATTGCGGCGGACGGCACCGGCCGACAGGACGGCGAATCGACGTGCCACCCGGGCCGAAGACGAGAAATCCGCACGTCAAGGCCGAAAAGAACCACCCCGCCAAACCCTCCGCCGAGCAGCCACGACCGCGGCAACCGGAGCGGCCAGCCCCGAGGAGTTCTTCGCGCACCTCGACGAAGCCGGAGTCCTGGTCGGCAAGCGCCACAGCACGCGGAACCCCTCCGAGGTAACCGGATACAAGATCGGCCTGCCCGGCGACACCACAAAGGACGGACAGCAGATCTGGTTCTCCGGCGGCAGACTCGCCCCAGAACTCAGCCTCCCCAAGCTGCTCCAGAGGTGGTCCGATCCGGCGCTCCCCGCCAATCCGTCCACCTCTCCGCGAGCCGCACGAACCCCGCATGAGCGGGAGGTCGTGTGCCGCGCAGCATCCCAAGCCGTCATGCAGGCCGCCCACCGCTTCCAGTGGAGCAGCAGCCCACAAGTCCGCTCGGACATCGCCGCAGCCACCACCGGCGTCCTTCACACCGTCGCCCACACAACCGGAAACCCCCGCCTGACCGACATCGCCGACCTATACGCCAGAGCCGGCCGAGAGCCCACGGACGAATCTCGCCACTCGGCTCCTACTCCCGCGGCCTGA
- a CDS encoding DUF7677 family protein, with amino-acid sequence MAKLSEDLRAGIRFFAFYLANGTLDLELLDGIDYRPALLDSGSTLEMVFTIYTNVLDVDEDGLVDDGHAQYRVAQWLRRYCDPSYVVEPPFEEWETRLASP; translated from the coding sequence GTGGCCAAACTCTCCGAGGACCTCCGAGCCGGCATCCGGTTCTTCGCCTTCTATCTGGCGAACGGCACCCTGGATCTTGAGCTGCTCGACGGCATCGACTACCGTCCGGCCCTGCTGGACTCGGGCTCCACGCTTGAAATGGTCTTCACCATCTACACGAACGTGCTGGATGTCGACGAAGACGGCCTGGTCGACGACGGCCACGCCCAGTACCGAGTGGCCCAGTGGCTACGCCGCTACTGCGATCCCTCCTACGTCGTCGAGCCACCCTTCGAGGAGTGGGAAACCCGCCTAGCCAGCCCCTGA
- a CDS encoding helix-turn-helix domain-containing protein, translating to MKSITLDDLGSLPPFIDLMTAAGILGIGRTKAYDLARKGRFPCHVVIIGASYKVSLKELLKLMSPPEGA from the coding sequence ATGAAATCCATAACCCTCGACGACCTCGGCTCGCTTCCTCCCTTCATCGACCTGATGACGGCCGCTGGCATCCTCGGAATCGGCCGCACCAAGGCCTACGACCTCGCCCGCAAAGGTCGCTTCCCCTGCCATGTAGTCATCATCGGCGCCAGCTACAAGGTCAGCCTCAAGGAGCTGCTCAAGCTCATGAGCCCACCCGAAGGCGCCTAG
- a CDS encoding plasmid mobilization protein, with protein sequence MSDGYDEVPTQRVYRRRGDEPRRRCLCLRLSESEYEIITAAASRQRVTRTFFAAEAVLLVAREDAPVVREADRALLREVMEGNRQIRRVGGNLNQIALRLNASGECPPELGWCLELVAGSLQRLDSLAMSLDELIHRR encoded by the coding sequence TTGTCCGACGGCTACGACGAGGTACCGACCCAGAGGGTCTATCGACGGCGAGGGGACGAGCCCCGACGAAGGTGTCTGTGCCTGCGGCTCAGCGAGAGCGAATACGAGATCATCACGGCAGCAGCCAGCCGCCAGAGGGTGACCCGGACGTTCTTCGCCGCCGAAGCGGTCCTCCTGGTGGCGCGCGAGGACGCTCCGGTCGTCAGGGAGGCAGATCGGGCCTTGCTACGGGAGGTCATGGAGGGGAACCGGCAGATCCGGCGAGTCGGCGGGAACCTCAACCAGATCGCGCTTCGGCTGAACGCCTCCGGGGAGTGCCCGCCGGAGCTGGGCTGGTGTCTGGAGCTGGTGGCGGGAAGCCTCCAAAGACTGGACTCGCTGGCCATGAGCCTGGACGAGCTGATCCACCGCCGATGA
- a CDS encoding (Fe-S)-binding protein yields MFLITLIIGLAGAAVALALAGKRVLFLAKLFKSGQPAPDRVASVKRDPKGDVEGQVTEVLGQKKLLKWTVAGLAHFFVMWAFFLLATVYLEAGIALLFGLETHVPILQTWGPIGFIQDFIAVMCALGLLTFAIIRFKNAPKTKGRKSRFFGSHLGGAWVILFMIFNVVWTMFFFRGTLAALETVTGEHYFPFGKAAFGSYGVGLLLDGFSETTLKVLASIGLLLHIGVALVFLVIVVNSKHLHIFIAPLNVMFKRRPNGLGAAMPVTKPDGTPLDFEEADPDEDLFGRSRIEDFTWKGFLDFATCTECGRCQSQCPAWNTEKPLSPKLLILELRDHAFAKAPYMLATDEQKEAFTDEQKLAMQVDKPLVGEDGVIHPDVLWSCTNCGACVEQCPVDIEHIDHILDMRRYQAMIESSFPSEAGVMLRNLENKGNPWGMGEMKRLEWIEELDFEVEVIDEKIPEDAEYLFWVGCAGALEDRAKKTTKAVAELLHTAGVKFAVLGPMEACTGDPARRLGMEYLFQGMAQQNVETLNDAGVKKIVATCPHCFNTLANEYPQVGGHYEVVHHTQLLADLVDNGKLVPVTAIEENITYHDPCFLGRHNKVYKQPRDIMAKVPGVKTQEMHRCKDKGFCCGAGGARMWMEERIGKRINTERVDEALETNPDTVSTACPFCLVMLGDAINEKKSSGEAKESLEVVDVAQLLLKSIKGEPAVAAAAE; encoded by the coding sequence GTGTTCCTGATCACATTGATCATCGGGCTCGCCGGAGCGGCGGTCGCGCTAGCGCTCGCCGGGAAGCGCGTGCTCTTCCTCGCCAAGCTGTTCAAGAGCGGGCAACCCGCTCCGGACCGCGTGGCGAGCGTCAAGCGCGACCCCAAGGGCGACGTCGAAGGACAGGTCACCGAGGTCCTCGGGCAGAAGAAGCTGCTCAAGTGGACCGTGGCGGGGCTCGCCCACTTCTTCGTGATGTGGGCCTTCTTCCTGCTCGCCACCGTGTACCTCGAGGCGGGCATCGCGCTCCTGTTCGGTCTGGAGACGCACGTCCCGATCCTCCAGACGTGGGGTCCGATCGGGTTCATCCAGGACTTCATCGCCGTGATGTGCGCCCTGGGCCTGCTCACCTTCGCGATCATCCGCTTCAAGAACGCGCCGAAGACCAAGGGCCGCAAGTCCCGGTTCTTCGGATCGCATCTCGGCGGCGCCTGGGTGATCCTGTTCATGATCTTCAATGTGGTCTGGACGATGTTCTTCTTCCGCGGCACCCTCGCCGCGCTGGAGACCGTCACCGGCGAGCACTACTTCCCCTTCGGCAAGGCCGCCTTCGGCTCCTACGGCGTGGGCCTCCTGCTCGACGGGTTCTCCGAGACGACGCTGAAGGTCCTCGCGTCCATCGGGCTGCTCCTGCACATCGGCGTCGCGCTGGTGTTCCTCGTCATCGTGGTGAACTCCAAGCACCTGCACATCTTCATCGCGCCGCTGAACGTCATGTTCAAGCGCCGCCCGAACGGCCTCGGCGCGGCGATGCCCGTCACCAAGCCCGACGGCACCCCGCTGGACTTCGAAGAGGCCGACCCCGACGAGGACCTCTTCGGCCGCTCCCGCATCGAGGACTTCACCTGGAAGGGCTTCCTGGACTTCGCGACCTGCACCGAGTGCGGCCGCTGCCAGTCCCAGTGCCCCGCCTGGAACACCGAGAAGCCGCTGTCGCCGAAGCTGCTCATCCTCGAACTGCGCGACCACGCCTTCGCCAAGGCCCCTTACATGCTCGCCACCGACGAGCAGAAGGAGGCCTTCACCGACGAGCAGAAGCTCGCCATGCAGGTCGACAAGCCCCTCGTCGGCGAAGACGGCGTCATCCACCCCGACGTCCTGTGGTCCTGCACCAACTGCGGCGCCTGCGTCGAGCAGTGCCCGGTGGACATCGAGCACATCGACCACATCCTGGACATGCGCCGCTACCAGGCCATGATCGAGTCGTCCTTCCCGTCCGAGGCCGGCGTCATGCTGCGCAACCTCGAGAACAAGGGCAACCCGTGGGGCATGGGCGAGATGAAGCGCCTCGAGTGGATCGAGGAGCTCGACTTCGAGGTCGAGGTCATCGACGAGAAGATCCCCGAGGACGCCGAGTACCTGTTCTGGGTCGGCTGCGCCGGCGCCCTCGAGGACCGGGCGAAGAAGACCACGAAGGCCGTCGCCGAACTCCTGCACACCGCGGGCGTCAAGTTCGCCGTCCTCGGCCCGATGGAGGCGTGCACCGGTGACCCGGCCCGTCGCCTCGGCATGGAGTACCTGTTCCAGGGCATGGCCCAGCAGAACGTCGAGACGCTGAACGACGCGGGCGTCAAGAAGATCGTCGCGACCTGCCCGCACTGCTTCAACACCCTCGCCAACGAGTACCCGCAGGTCGGCGGCCACTACGAGGTCGTCCACCACACGCAGCTGCTCGCCGACCTCGTGGACAACGGCAAGCTCGTGCCGGTCACCGCGATCGAGGAGAACATCACCTACCACGACCCGTGCTTCCTGGGCCGTCACAACAAGGTGTACAAGCAGCCGCGCGACATCATGGCGAAGGTCCCCGGCGTCAAGACGCAGGAGATGCACCGCTGCAAGGACAAGGGCTTCTGCTGTGGCGCCGGCGGCGCGCGCATGTGGATGGAAGAGCGCATCGGCAAGCGCATCAACACCGAGCGCGTCGACGAGGCCCTGGAGACCAACCCGGACACCGTGTCCACCGCCTGCCCCTTCTGCCTCGTGATGCTCGGCGACGCCATCAACGAGAAGAAGAGCTCCGGCGAGGCCAAGGAGTCCCTGGAGGTCGTGGACGTGGCCCAGCTGCTCCTGAAGTCCATCAAGGGCGAGCCGGCGGTCGCCGCCGCGGCTGAGTGA
- a CDS encoding ATP-binding protein, whose translation MLCVDSPEKWIRATGPLSWRRTFVGARDQVPRARAFVESLFLGTRREDDAGLIVTELVNNVVLHTRSREPGGWFGVEVVIDELAWLTVTDQGGADRPQIRPQAPVAEVDLDDLGQTGRGLFIVSELATSLDIQGCPVRGHTVRAVLDLQARRCE comes from the coding sequence ATGCTCTGCGTGGATTCCCCGGAGAAATGGATCCGGGCGACGGGCCCGCTGTCCTGGCGAAGGACGTTCGTCGGAGCCAGAGACCAGGTTCCCCGGGCCAGGGCGTTCGTCGAAAGCCTGTTTCTGGGCACCAGACGTGAGGACGACGCAGGTCTGATCGTGACCGAACTCGTCAACAACGTCGTCCTGCACACGAGGTCGAGGGAGCCGGGCGGATGGTTCGGCGTCGAGGTGGTCATCGACGAGCTCGCCTGGCTCACGGTGACCGACCAGGGAGGCGCCGACCGCCCTCAGATCCGGCCCCAAGCACCGGTCGCGGAGGTCGACCTTGACGACCTGGGCCAGACCGGAAGAGGGCTCTTCATCGTGTCCGAGCTCGCGACCTCTCTCGATATCCAAGGCTGCCCCGTCCGCGGCCACACGGTCCGGGCGGTGTTGGACCTCCAAGCGCGACGATGCGAGTAG
- a CDS encoding helix-turn-helix domain-containing protein, with translation MTNFPKWSDVRADIVTEAGGEQAVAEARKRNQSYIDGHRLAERRTALGLTQSDVADRMGVTKGRVSQIERGEVSTVDAIARYVQALGGHLQISAVFGDDLYILRGTDTDAA, from the coding sequence ATGACGAACTTTCCCAAGTGGAGTGATGTACGAGCCGACATCGTCACCGAGGCCGGCGGAGAACAGGCCGTGGCCGAGGCCCGTAAGCGCAACCAGTCCTACATCGACGGCCATCGGCTCGCCGAACGCCGTACCGCACTCGGCCTGACCCAGAGCGATGTCGCCGACCGGATGGGCGTCACCAAGGGCCGAGTCTCCCAGATCGAACGCGGCGAGGTCTCCACCGTCGACGCCATCGCCCGCTACGTCCAAGCCCTCGGCGGCCACCTCCAGATCTCCGCGGTCTTCGGCGACGACCTGTACATCCTGCGCGGCACCGACACCGACGCCGCCTAA
- the dcd gene encoding dCTP deaminase, with product MLLSDRDIRGLVEAGRVGIEPFDPGMVQPCSVDVRLDRYFRVFENHRYPHIDPAEEQSDLTRLIEVDKDEPFILHPGEFVLASTYEVFALADDVAARLEGKSSLGRLGLLTHATAGWIDPGFSGHVTLELSNVATLPIKLWPGMKIGQMCLFRTSSPVEHPYGSAKYGSRYQGQRGPTPSRSYLNFHRTEIKD from the coding sequence GTGTTGCTCTCTGATCGGGATATTCGGGGTCTGGTGGAAGCCGGACGGGTCGGGATCGAACCGTTCGATCCGGGCATGGTCCAGCCGTGCTCGGTGGACGTGCGGCTCGACCGGTATTTCAGGGTGTTCGAGAACCACCGGTATCCGCACATCGATCCGGCCGAGGAGCAGAGCGATCTGACGCGGCTCATCGAGGTGGACAAGGACGAGCCGTTCATCCTGCACCCGGGCGAGTTCGTGCTGGCGTCGACGTACGAGGTGTTCGCGCTCGCCGACGACGTGGCCGCGCGCCTGGAGGGCAAGAGCTCCCTCGGCAGGCTCGGCCTGCTGACCCACGCGACGGCCGGGTGGATCGACCCGGGTTTCTCCGGCCATGTGACGCTCGAACTGTCGAACGTCGCGACGCTGCCGATCAAGCTGTGGCCGGGCATGAAGATCGGGCAGATGTGCCTGTTCCGGACGTCGTCGCCGGTCGAGCACCCGTACGGGTCGGCCAAATACGGGTCGCGGTACCAGGGGCAGCGCGGGCCGACGCCGTCGCGGTCCTACCTGAACTTCCACCGCACCGAGATCAAGGACTGA